Within Ovis aries strain OAR_USU_Benz2616 breed Rambouillet chromosome 3, ARS-UI_Ramb_v3.0, whole genome shotgun sequence, the genomic segment TTCTAGAAAGAACTGCATTAACTTAATGAAccagtattttccaaatgaccaagGCATGTTATAAAATCATGCAAATGTCAAAGATCCACTATTTACAATGCAAGACAGATCAAatggattttaatgtaacagaGAACAAAGCTGACAATAAAGTTCAGATTTCACATTACAACGAATCTTTAAGAAGCTACCTGCTCTGAAGTTTTAATAATGTATCAAAGAGGAATATCCATAATTATctgaagatattaaaataaaatactctttTCCAATACTTATTTGTGTGAAGCCAGAGTTCATTATATACAGCGAACACAGTGCCACACTGCAACAGATTGAACGCAAAAGTAAATAAGAGAATCCAGTCAACGTTCAAGGATTTACAAAAATGAAAGCTAGTGCTATTTTTTCACACTAAACTCTTTAGATCTGGAAAATAATTATCTTAATAGAACATGCTATTTATTTTAACAGGTAATGGTTTTATCTTTAATGAATTAAAATGGTATGCAAAATTTCTTGGTTTTAACTTCTATACAATACACAAAACCCACAAAAGCAAAAAGTCCTTTGGGATCTTGAATTTTTAGATATATAAATGGGTCCTGATAACAAAAACAGCCGAGAACAGCTAGACTACGGAATTTAGATTAGTAAATACTGAATATGGGTGTTTCTTTTGCTACCTCacacaaaatttttatttccatggcCACAAAGTCCCCTGaaaaagatttcttaaaacaGTATAAAAATGTTTTGGGAGTGGATAAGGGATTACTAGTATTGTCCTACAGAGTTTGGTTAATACCTCCTTGGATTTAATTGTAACTCCCCTACATGGTTTTGTATGAAATTTTTTATAACAGATATTCTAACTATATCAGATGTTTACGATAACATACAAAgctgaacttttatttttaaataccataCAAAATAGTAATATGTCACACTGTTTTTATCAAGTCTTTATTTAGGTAACAAGTTGGTTATGTTCACTGCATTGTATGAAACATCACAATATCATACTGGAAAGGTACTATCAGTACAGGGTTGGATCAGAGTGGACAGTTTGAAcaacaaccattttgcattcttcATTCCCTATCTTTTAACAACCCCCCCAAACCCAGTCAAGGGACAAATAGCTCTTAACATCATCATGTAAAGCACTTTAACTTACAAGGCTAAAatctaaagaataaataaaatatgttgtgGCAATAATTCCTTTCAGACCAAAAAATCAGGTGCACAATAAATCGAAATGATCAAGAAAGCTGTATTTAAATGTGTGGCTCTCCAGAAACAGCTTCAGGAAAATGTTACAGAAAATACCATGAATTCCATTTCACACAGGACCAGATGATGACTCATTTCAACTACACACAAGGGCAATTACATCCTGCTGAAACACAATTTGAACAGATAGGAAAATGTTTACAAAGCATCCACAACATGTACACCATGTACAAATGGATACATTCATTGCTCTCCTACCCCCACGCTCCTTTTAGATAAATATTTCACTCTTCACGTTCAGCATTAACTGGATACATGCAAAACTCAGAAGAATTCAAGAATTCAAGGTTAttgtaaaaatagaattaaactaATAATCTTCAAGTACCTTATGTGACAGCCACTCCGTACCGTGCCCAATGTTATAAAATGAAAGGTTACTGAACCCATGAAAATATCTCTGTAATATTTCCTTAGATctaaaatagataattttaaatgtatttatagtCATTTCAATGTGATATTCtgagcttttaaaataatgtaaacaattaaaaattataccAAATTACACAAAACCTGTTGTATCTTAAAAgctgaaaaattaaaactatagaaACCCACAtgtaaaacaaaaatcacaatttACATTATAAAGGcaaatttcatcatttaaaaaaatttgcagCAGTGAGATGTCAAAGCAAATTATAAATAGCCATAAATTAATCCATTTGGTTTCAAGAGATTTTTCTAGTGAGAATTGAAGGATGTAGTAGATACATGCATAAAATTTGTAAGGGTTTATAATATTATTGCCAAATATACTTTATGTTGAAGCAGGCAACATTACAATTTGGACATTATTGGAGAACCCAGTTTGGTAATACAggtaaaattggaaaaaaaaattaaataacaattaataataaatataaatcctATAGTAAATTgctcaaatgaaattttaagcCACAGAGCTGCAAAAGGCTTCCAACTTGGTGAATTGAAAAAAGGAACATCTCATACAGTTCTTTACTCTTACATGCTTATATGTTGTGTgccttagttaaaaaaaataataataatgtatcttcAGAGTACAGCTAACTATATTCCCATGCACCTCAGGCATATTCGTTATTTGTGGTGAAATAACTCCATTGGTTTCTAGGGTCAAAAGTTCAATACAGATGTAACCAGTATGTCTGAGgctggcaaaaatactgtagtaCAGGCAATGCTACAAGTGGCAATTACCAGAAAACACAAATATGAACAAATGATGGGAAATGCTAATGATTTTCTGCTCATATCACAAAACGCTGGGAATCCACAAGAATATTTTTCCCTTGTATTGAAGAAAATTGTGATTAAaagttttttcccccaattttcaGAATCAAAAGCATTTTAGAAGGTTTATAAGGCTACCATGGGTCTTCTAGATCTCCAGCACCctacaggaagagaaaaggaagaatattattactatttacCTACACCACTTCCAGGCTGGActgaatttcaaaagaaaacaaaatcagatgAACAAGTTACCTTCCTTTCTTTGTCTGAAAGGTACTTTTACAGAGAGAGTTGTGTGTATTGTAtactgtgtgtatacacacatggaTCTATCTAATATAGATAGATAACTGGTTgggttttttcctcccctttccaCCAAATGACTTCCTCTTTCTCAAACCACTTAAAAATATTCTGGCATTGGAAAAACAGATCAAAACATCAGCTATATCCAAAGATTGCAAAGCTTCAACTTATGGCACCTTAAGCAACTTTAGacacatgataaatataaaacatgaaaaagcaAAGTTAAAATGTTCTACATAcacaattgttttaaaaaatactctaatGTGATTTagttgtttgtattttaaaaattcattttagcaAAGTCAAACTCATATCTGCCACCACTATTTAAAACATCTTCTACTTCTTGCATTACTAATTTCTGATGAATACTTCTAGCAAAACTCAAAGTCTTGCAATCTTTAAAAAGCTCATCATGACAACCTTCTGACATGTTTACATGTGTTCATACTGTCCAAAGATTAATATTTTGTGTCACAAAGGGGGTTAAGAAACAGAATAGATTTACTTTGAGTAACCAAGacttctcaaaatttttttaattaatgaaaaacGCACCAAACCAAAAGTTTTCTAAGTTTTATATAGATACAAATGAAATTCAAGTTATTTTTCCAATATACCAAACctggttgttttttaaaaaaattaaaaataagtacaacATGCATAGGTTATTCCACATCACATGCTTTATTTGGACTTAAACATGTATAATTTCATTCTAAACACTTGGTTGACATACATTTGGATGTATGTAGTCAGGCTACACAGAATATACAAACCAAAGCTGGATGAATAATACACAGGTTTTTCAAAAATGATGTTTCATAAAGgatacagaaaaaggaaaaataaccacACATCCGGAATCTCAAaactactaaaaaataaaactacagagaGGCAAAATATAAACAATTCCAAGAACACACAAATTATCATccttgaaaaaagaaattacaggaCAGCATCTGCCATTCTTTGAAGAACTAAAATTactaaagaaaacacaaattcatTACAGAGCTAACTATGAATGTACTAATATGTGAAGCAGTATAATTCTACATTAACAATTTTTTCCACAATATAAAGTAATCTTGCTAATCGGTAATTTCTAATCCTTTCCTAGTATGAATTTAACTACTGACTTTAATAAACTGTTAGCCTCATTTCTGGCATACAATATGAAATGACatgtaattttattaaattcaaaGTACTAGAATATAGCCAATTTTAAACTATCTGATAAAGATGTATGCAAAAGCCTTCTTAAAAAACAAGGctataatatatgaatataataaaactAGTTTACCAAGATTTCAAATAACAAAATGGTTATATAAATGCATACATTATACTTCCTAAGAAAAAAACCATCAAATCAAAGATCACAACAATATTACCACAAAGTCAAGTCATAGCTTTTCCCCACTCATCTTTGTCCCTGCATCTTCAGGACAGCTGTCTAATTCAGCAAGATCACTTTTTGATTCAGTATGGCTTTCCTGCATTGTCACTGTGTTTCCAGCATCACTGTTCGAAGAAGCAGCTGTAGCAGCTTGTTCAGCAGGATTTTCTTCGCCCTCTACTTTAGCTAGCCTGTAACTAGTCAGCATCTCCTCCAGAAGTTGTCGGTAGTTTCCCCTATGATTAATTCTCATTTGCCTGAGAGCTTCCACCAATTTCCCCTGTGATCCACTTTCCTCTGCTTCATCGGAGgcctttttttaagattcaagaCCCCAGTGTCAGTAGACAAACTAGGATATAACACGTATTTCATAACATATCACAGCAAAACACTCATTTCTCTACCATGAGTAATATATCTAAGCATGAGAACATTTCATTAAGAATCAAGTGTTACTGTGTCAATTAACAAAACTTTCCAATCGAAATACCTCAAGTTATTTTTAGCAAATGAGCATCATGAACTATTAACGTCTTATTTTACACTGATATTTGAAGCTTAATCTGAAATTTACTTGCTAGTATAATTCAACAGCAACACAGCATCTCCTAAAAGCAACTGACTTCAACAGGAAATAATTGGCTATAATTATTTAGTACTAAAGGAAATTAGTGTTTAAAGCAATAGGAAAGGACAGAAAGCAGGCCATTAGAAcattagtttcttcatttctgctgaatgacaggaaggagaagagaaacaaaatgtaGTATTATATAAACTAAATTTGGGGGTATTGTAAAATTTCTGTGGATAAAAATTCTacttattttttgtctttaaatattttactaaaaatctctagattaaaaagaaatcattttaaacattataataaaatattaatagtaaactACTCAATACTTTTATATTGTACTGAATTTTGTAAAACTGACAGATTTCTCCTACAGTAGCTACTTAACTTTGTTTGCAGAACAATCTCTAACAGCCAAGCTGATCATACTGATACGCTGACAGATACAACTCTACCTTATATGTGCCTCCTGACATGATGTGCTAGGGAGGACAAAGCTGTCTTGTGATCTtgccaaaaaatgtttaattaagcTAATCCCCAATATAATTAGCAAACAGGGAGCACAGAATTATGTGAAAAAACACCACAAAGAAACTAGCGTATGATCCAGAATGTAAGACATCCTATTAAAAGCTGGCTTAGACTTATTTTCAGTGTTAAGGGGAAAAACAAACTGGGAGCTGAATTAAAGGTTTGCTTACCATGCTTAACTGGTAACAACTGGACTAGCCCACGTAACAATTTTAACAGTCATTCTATGGACAACTGAAAATATGTGGACTTTATATGAGATGATATTAAATTTATTACCAATTTTCTTAGGTATATAGACAAATGTCCTCATTCTCAAGAGCTGTGTGCCAAAATATTTAGaggtaaaatattttatcagcAGTTTGCTGTCAAAGGTtcagtcagttaaaaaaaaaaggcctggaaTGTACACATTGAGCAAAGAGAGCAAATATGGTAAACTGTAAAAACTTACTACTGAGTCTAGATAAGGTACAGATGTCCACTATGACCATTTCAATTTTTCTATATGTTTGGAAGTTTTCACCATAAAACgttgggaaaataaaatacaaaaaggctACTGATACAGATCTGATACAAACTCTTAACCATCTTTGGAGGCTGTTACTCTGTAATTCTACAACAAAGGTAATGACTATAGCCATACACTAAATGGCAATgcttattattagaaaaatgagagcccttgaatatttttttaaagtgcaaaaagcaagagataaTACTGCGTACAGCATATGTTTTATGTGTGGGCATATGGGTGCCCATATTCTTTAGGATACTATATGTAAAATGCCtaggaagaaaggaaacacaGCAATATAGAAATGATAATAATGGGTGATGAAGTTTCAGATGCTTTGACTACTTCAATTTTCTACATCAAGCATATTAACtatcaaaataactttttaattagCAAAATTTAGTTTGTGGAGAGAACATAATAAATTTTGGTCTCTTAAGATTTTTCTCCCCCCATTTACCTTTCTTTCTGTACTAAATAAACATTATTTCCCTAAATACAGTTTCTAATTTGAATCCATTCAGGAAAGGTTAAGATGGAACAATGAGTTAAATGCTTGCTGATCATAAATCTTATCAATTTTTAATCAGGTCTTCCAAAAGGAAATTTTCTATTTGAGAGTGTATCACAAAGAACTTTTAATGGAGGGTATAAgactcctctctgccctccaaaTAAAAAGCCCTCAAACCAACAACTACCTTTGACAACTCCCTTGGACACTGAAACAAAATCAAGTGGACAACAGAGAACTCAACCCTGGTttcacattagaatcacctgtagaatttctaaaattataCAGATGCCAAACTCCAACCCATGATATTCAGATTCAGTGAGCTGGGGTGATTTTCTTAAAGACTgacaggtgattctgatacaagGCAAAGGTTGAGAACGACTGATAAACTGTCTTACTTCCCTGAGCTTATTGATAAGGTTGGATGAAAGTTGTTATACATGGATGTATCTCACACTCCATTTGACATCTTTATCATCACAGTAATCATCTATATTTCTGTGAAATGCTACAGTAGTGGTAGCTGGGGAGAGAGTAGTTGCTTTATAAAAAGCACACAAAACCCAAATTCTAAATTCAATAGGAATGGATTTACAATAGCCAATTGAAAAGAACTTGAGTTAATGACCACATTTAAGTCATTCTATATGATAGCAAATTACATTTTCCTATTGAGCTAGACAGTAGATAGGCGAAACTTCTCCATTTCATCTGATGTTTCAAAATACTGTTATACAACAGTCATGGATTTTCATTAATATCAGAAAATGAATCTATTGTTTAGCTGCACCTTCTTTACCTGAACTCACACAAAAGGTACCTCAAGTTTACACCTCTGTCAGAGCAATTTATTTCACCTTGCAACTGTTGACAAGTCTCTCCAGTTGCACTGTAAAATCTTTTAGACAAAGATAACTTCTATTCCTTTCTGTATCCTCCCAACCACCTAGGGATGAAAAATTAATGCTTATGCTAAGAACTTTATatacataatttcatttaatccttgtagGTACTTTATTGTAATAGATACTGTAACTCTAGTTTTTATAAGCAAAGAAACTAACGCACAGAGAGATTTAAATTATTTGTCAGGATGACAAtgctagtaagtgacagagctcAGATGTGTGTACAAGTGTAATCAACATCAATGTCCCTCTGAATGTTCTTCTGACTACATTATGGTAACAGTTTTGCACAGTAAAGTGCCTCATATAAATAGATGcttactaaataaataattaaaactactGTTGAGTTGGACCACAAATTATTTCATATTGAAGTCTATAATGTATGAAATTATAGGACACAAAAATCATATTAGATGGGACAGTTTAAATTATTctgcaaaataaatttaagacAATTACAGACATGGGAATTTAGGACTCTTCCCTCAGATTCTGTTTTTAAGGTTTTACTGTCACCTAGACTAACTCAGCTTGAGAATTAAATTTCTCATTATGAAAACATTGCCTTACACAAAATAAGACCCAGGAACATAGATAAATCAAAAGAGACAGCAAAAGGGGGGTAGGGAAAtctaagcacattttaaaaatagaatttaatcaGCTAAAATTCATCtgcagcaattttttaaaaacatagtagCCATAAGCAAAACTCTTCAAACAGGGGAGAAAACTTAAGGAATGCTAGTACAGATATTTACtgtgtggtttttttctttttttggagtcCTCATCCCTGCTTGTCAGGTAAAAGTAATCTTTAGAAGATTCTCAAATATGACTTCATGAGATATAATTAAGGGTGACTAATAAAGAATCTAATAAATTATATATCATCTGCAAGAAGCGTGTAAACTTTAGTCaatctgaaataattttaaaaatggtcaagaCCAAAGCTATGAGGAGGAGGAGTATGTCAAATGACACCTTAAAAAACAGTGACTAAAGTTAGTGTGTTGTCAAACAGTGGAAGTAGATCTTCTCCATAAAAAATGCTTTGACAAgtgaaaaaatgagaaacaatttACAAAAAAAACCCAGTATTCACAAAGTCCTAAAACtgtgatataaaaatataattgatctatttgaaataaaattaaaaagatttgtCTATAAAATTTAGTAATgtcaaaacagaaaaggaagattttggagggcttttgttttctttcctcccatTCTCAAAATCCAAATaccttatttttaattagaataaaagtgtatatttaaatgaaaaataactaaTAAGACACTGGGCTTGACTGCTTAATCTCAACAAGTTTATAAACTATTCCTCAtcaaaaatggaatattttaaggCTACTAGAGAACTGGAAATGATTTTTCTTACACGAGAGACAGAGGTGGGGTATAGACACATATGTAATCTCTAAATATCTTAGAGAGGCTGCATGGAAAGGTATAAAGGGAACAGGTTTTGGAGGCATTCTGACTCACACTCCAATTCTAGCTACTGGATTCATCTAGCTTTGCAGCCTGGGCAAGCTACTCCTTTGCACCAATTCTTAGTCTTCTCTGTAAGGTAAGAATGCTGAGTTACCTACACAGTATGTAGATACAGTTATGCAGATACGGCTTAGCACAAGTAGGAGTTGGGAAAATACAAGTTCCTCTTTATCACTGAAGAATCATCAACTTATACAGCTATTTGATCACTGGTATAATAATTCAAAAGTATTTTAAGTCTCCTTTGAGGGAAGAAGTTAACCTTTTGGCGTGAAAAGTACAAAGCTCAAATAATAAACTTTCCTACTCATGAGCAACctcaaattagtttttaaaatatatgacttaAAGATAGTCTTAGCATACAACtatagagaaagaaacagaaatgttcCTTATTTAACTAGTATTTACTGAGCTCTCAACATATACAAGACACTATTAAAGGTGCTGGGGAATAGCTATAGACAAATTGGATGAAGTCCCAGATCTCAAAAGAATTTAAATTCGAGTTATAAAACTAGACTAGCATTTTCtggactatatagcacagagaactatattcaatatcttgtaataacctgtaatgaaaaagaatctgaaaaaactgaaaactgtatatcactgtgctgtacactttaaactaacacaactctgtaaatcaactatacttcaattaaaaacaaactagcattttaaaagaagaaagagtggGGGTTATCCCAGAGCCCTACATAATATAACAATAACTTAGagcaaaatgtaattttttactttttctggtCCCCTAGGTTATTCTTTTGGGGGTGACAGACTCCTTTGAGGAACTAATGAAAATCAGACATACTCTAAACATTAAATAGTATTtatgcacacacataaatatatctgCAAAAACTTTTGAGGGATTCACAAAACCCTTTATTAAAATTTCAAGCTTGACTCTTTTCCAGATACTGATTTTAAAGCTGGGAAAGTATCACATTAAGAAGACTGAACATATTCCAGAaagttgaacagaaaaaaaaaaaaagtaaaacaatttaaaattcccCTAAATAATGACTTtcctgaatatatttaaatatattctgacTTATATTCAactcagcttttttaaaaaatacttttattaaccAAAAggctttttttaatataagaaaaatgaatggaTACCCATTTCTGATACTGCTGATAAGCATTTATAGCAGAACAATTCTATCTTTAATATAAAGCAGATGTTTTAGGATTCTAAATAATCTTTGATTTACTGTGACtagcatttgtatttttaaatacctgaataaataattatttttatttaaaaaatattttaaaagtgagctcctcccctcccccgccccataCAACTGTCTCCTCTTCTGTCTTTCTAGCACACTCCTGTCTTGCCCATTCTGCGAGTTAACTGTATCAGTCCCTGCCACTCTGTACTTCCTGGCAGCAACTTCCACTTAGCACAGATCTGACCAAGCTGAGAAGCATTCATGGAGCACTTCCGTGCTTCAAGTTACGGCCTAAGAACTTAATCAAACATTatcatttcttcagttttctgtttcttttgtattttttagtaTACTTCTACTTTTGATTATGGTTCAACATTTTTTCTAAGGTTGTGATTATTCTGAAAGGGTAAAGTAATGTTTCCCAACATAGGATTCTGGGCTTCCAAGCGCGTTTTTATAGTAAACAAGAAAGTTTCTCTAATTCACACATTTATCTAATGAGTTTACACTTAGTATCTCTGTGATCATTCACAACTACTTGACTTCTAGCATCTCTTTAATTTAATACTGCATATGTTTCTAACAGATTAGAATACCACAGATACTCCTGAGTCTGCCATTCTTATGCTGTAAACACACAGCGGCTCCTCattctaaaaaatataaagttcAAAAGGTGTCTCCAGTCTCTTCAAAAATACTTCTGGCATCCTGAATTCTTATTTTTCACCATAGCAGTTTCCTGCTCGAGCCAAAATGACATCCGCTCTTTCAGAGACAGCTTAAACTTTGTTCCTGCCTCTCCCAATCCACACGAACTATAGTCTCCCTCTTTTAATTTCTGTCATGCAAACCATTCTTCAAATCTCATCTTATCTCTGAAAATCTGACATTCGCATGGCAATCGGtctatattttgcatttctttttgttctttgggAAATGATGTGAAACCTTTTTATAACTTAACTTCTCTGCTTGTATGAACACTGCTGGCTGCATTCAGAGCAGGGATGGGGGACCTTGCCTTATGTTTCATAATCTCCTCCCACATCCACTCATTACATGGTGGATTATCAGTGTTTATATACAAAGGTGAGTAACTATACATTTTCTTGATTTACAATCATATAATaatcaccagggcttccctggtggctcagacagtaaagaatctgcctgcaacgtggaagatctgg encodes:
- the PPM1B gene encoding protein phosphatase 1B isoform X5, with amino-acid sequence MSIVLVCFSNAPKVSDEAMRKDSELDKYLESRVEEIMEKSGEEGMPDLAHVMRILSAENIPNLPPGGGLAGKRHVIEAVYSRLNPHRESDGASDEAEESGSQGKLVEALRQMRINHRGNYRQLLEEMLTSYRLAKVEGEENPAEQAATAASSNSDAGNTVTMQESHTESKSDLAELDSCPEDAGTKMSGEKL